From a region of the Alosa sapidissima isolate fAloSap1 chromosome 9, fAloSap1.pri, whole genome shotgun sequence genome:
- the LOC121718934 gene encoding zinc finger protein OZF-like isoform X1 codes for MSGFTESTPLPMPVTEIKEEEFDDFLQEYMFADQEVKGDLGLDYDCKTETHISPTFNCKEEQSPVMEIKQEEESDLKEDCQKYSFCKGEKPYQCTDCGKSFRTRQLVTNHQRTHTGEKPYQCSDCGKAFSQKHSLQVHQMIHTGEKPYQCSDCGKAFSQSYTLVRHRRIHTGDKTYQCSTCGQHFTTKTGLTIHQHTHTGEKPYQCSDCGKGFSSPSGLQVHHRIHTGEKPFQCSDCGHTFNKKFHLNEHQKIHTGEKPYHCSDCGHTFRKSFHLKEHQKIHTGEKPYQCSDCGKAFSLKGNLTAHQRIHTGEKPYPCTTCGKSFKTSTAMTIHQNAHTGEKPYPCSTCGKSFKSVKHVRIHQRTHTGVKPYPCSDCGKAFSQMFLLKKHQRIHTGEKPYSCQD; via the exons ATGTCAGGATTCACTGAATCGACACCGCTGCCCATGCCAGTGACGGAGATAAAAGAAGAAGAGTTTGATGATTTCCTTCAAGAGTACATGTTTGCAGACCAGGAAGTAAAAGGAGACCTCGGACTGGATTATGACTGCAAGACTGAAACACACATATCACCAACCTTCAACTGCAAAGAAGAACAGTCTCCAGTGATGGAAATTAAACAGGAGGAAGAATCTGACTTAAAAGAAGATTGCCAGAAATACTCTTTCTGTAAAG gagaaaagccatatcagtgcactgactgtgggaagagtttcaggaCTAGGCAATTGGTGACTAACCATCAGCGCACGcatacaggagaaaagccatatcagtgcTCTGACTGTGGAAAGGCCTTTAGTCAAAAACATAGTCTACAGGTACACCAGATgatccacacaggagaaaagccgtATCAGTGCTCTGACTGTGGAAAGGCCTTTAGTCAAAGTTATACTCTAGTACGACACCGGAGGATCCACACAGGAGATAAGACATATCAGTGTTCTACATGTGGGCAGCATTTCACGACTAAAACAGGGCTGACCATccatcagcacacacatacaggagaaaAGCCGTATCAGTGCTCTGACTGTGGAAAGGGCTTTAGTAGTCCATCTGGTCTCCAGGTACACCACAGgatccacacaggagaaaagccgtTTCAGTGTTCTGACTGTGGACACACCTTTAATAAAAAGTTTCATTTAAATGAACACCAGAAgatccacacaggagaaaagccatatcatTGCTCTGACTGTGGACACACCTTTAGAAAAAGCTTTCATTTAAAGGAACACCAAAAgatccacacaggagaaaagccatatcaaTGCTCTGACTGTGGAAAGGCCTTTAGTCTAAAAGGTAATCTCACAGCACACCAGAGgatccacacaggagaaaagccatatccgtgtactacatgtgggaagagtttcaaaACTAGCACCGCGATGACCATTCATCAAAACGCtcacacaggagaaaagccatatcCGTGTtctacatgtgggaagagtttcaagAGTGTGAAACATGTGAGAATTCATCAACGTACACATACAGGAGTAAAGCCGTATCCGTGCTCTGACTGTGGGAAGGCCTTTAGTCAAATGTTTCTCCTGAAGAAACACCAAAGGATTCATACAGGAGAAAAGCCGTATTCGTGTCAGGACTAA
- the LOC121718934 gene encoding zinc finger protein 239-like isoform X3 → MSGFTESTPLPMPVTEIKEEEFDDFLQEYMFADQEVKGDLGLDYDCKTETHISPTFNCKEEQSPVMEIKQEEESDLKEDCQKYSFCKGEKPYQCTDCGKSFRTRQLVTNHQRTHTGEKPYQCSDCGKAFSQKHSLQVHQMIHTGEKPYQCSDCGKGFSSPSGLQVHHRIHTGEKPFQCSDCGHTFNKKFHLNEHQKIHTGEKPYHCSDCGHTFRKSFHLKEHQKIHTGEKPYQCSDCGKAFSLKGNLTAHQRIHTGEKPYPCTTCGKSFKTSTAMTIHQNAHTGEKPYPCSTCGKSFKSVKHVRIHQRTHTGVKPYPCSDCGKAFSQMFLLKKHQRIHTGEKPYSCQD, encoded by the exons ATGTCAGGATTCACTGAATCGACACCGCTGCCCATGCCAGTGACGGAGATAAAAGAAGAAGAGTTTGATGATTTCCTTCAAGAGTACATGTTTGCAGACCAGGAAGTAAAAGGAGACCTCGGACTGGATTATGACTGCAAGACTGAAACACACATATCACCAACCTTCAACTGCAAAGAAGAACAGTCTCCAGTGATGGAAATTAAACAGGAGGAAGAATCTGACTTAAAAGAAGATTGCCAGAAATACTCTTTCTGTAAAG gagaaaagccatatcagtgcactgactgtgggaagagtttcaggaCTAGGCAATTGGTGACTAACCATCAGCGCACGcatacaggagaaaagccatatcagtgcTCTGACTGTGGAAAGGCCTTTAGTCAAAAACATAGTCTACAGGTACACCAGATgatccacacag gagaaaAGCCGTATCAGTGCTCTGACTGTGGAAAGGGCTTTAGTAGTCCATCTGGTCTCCAGGTACACCACAGgatccacacaggagaaaagccgtTTCAGTGTTCTGACTGTGGACACACCTTTAATAAAAAGTTTCATTTAAATGAACACCAGAAgatccacacaggagaaaagccatatcatTGCTCTGACTGTGGACACACCTTTAGAAAAAGCTTTCATTTAAAGGAACACCAAAAgatccacacaggagaaaagccatatcaaTGCTCTGACTGTGGAAAGGCCTTTAGTCTAAAAGGTAATCTCACAGCACACCAGAGgatccacacaggagaaaagccatatccgtgtactacatgtgggaagagtttcaaaACTAGCACCGCGATGACCATTCATCAAAACGCtcacacaggagaaaagccatatcCGTGTtctacatgtgggaagagtttcaagAGTGTGAAACATGTGAGAATTCATCAACGTACACATACAGGAGTAAAGCCGTATCCGTGCTCTGACTGTGGGAAGGCCTTTAGTCAAATGTTTCTCCTGAAGAAACACCAAAGGATTCATACAGGAGAAAAGCCGTATTCGTGTCAGGACTAA
- the LOC121718934 gene encoding zinc finger protein 239-like isoform X2 has translation MSGFTESTPLPMPVTEIKEEEFDDFLQEYMFADQEVKGDLGLDYDCKTETHISPTFNCKEEQSPVMEIKQEEESDLKEDCQKYSFCKGEKPYQCSDCGKAFSQKHSLQVHQMIHTGEKPYQCSDCGKAFSQSYTLVRHRRIHTGDKTYQCSTCGQHFTTKTGLTIHQHTHTGEKPYQCSDCGKGFSSPSGLQVHHRIHTGEKPFQCSDCGHTFNKKFHLNEHQKIHTGEKPYHCSDCGHTFRKSFHLKEHQKIHTGEKPYQCSDCGKAFSLKGNLTAHQRIHTGEKPYPCTTCGKSFKTSTAMTIHQNAHTGEKPYPCSTCGKSFKSVKHVRIHQRTHTGVKPYPCSDCGKAFSQMFLLKKHQRIHTGEKPYSCQD, from the exons ATGTCAGGATTCACTGAATCGACACCGCTGCCCATGCCAGTGACGGAGATAAAAGAAGAAGAGTTTGATGATTTCCTTCAAGAGTACATGTTTGCAGACCAGGAAGTAAAAGGAGACCTCGGACTGGATTATGACTGCAAGACTGAAACACACATATCACCAACCTTCAACTGCAAAGAAGAACAGTCTCCAGTGATGGAAATTAAACAGGAGGAAGAATCTGACTTAAAAGAAGATTGCCAGAAATACTCTTTCTGTAAAG gagaaaagccatatcagtgcTCTGACTGTGGAAAGGCCTTTAGTCAAAAACATAGTCTACAGGTACACCAGATgatccacacaggagaaaagccgtATCAGTGCTCTGACTGTGGAAAGGCCTTTAGTCAAAGTTATACTCTAGTACGACACCGGAGGATCCACACAGGAGATAAGACATATCAGTGTTCTACATGTGGGCAGCATTTCACGACTAAAACAGGGCTGACCATccatcagcacacacatacaggagaaaAGCCGTATCAGTGCTCTGACTGTGGAAAGGGCTTTAGTAGTCCATCTGGTCTCCAGGTACACCACAGgatccacacaggagaaaagccgtTTCAGTGTTCTGACTGTGGACACACCTTTAATAAAAAGTTTCATTTAAATGAACACCAGAAgatccacacaggagaaaagccatatcatTGCTCTGACTGTGGACACACCTTTAGAAAAAGCTTTCATTTAAAGGAACACCAAAAgatccacacaggagaaaagccatatcaaTGCTCTGACTGTGGAAAGGCCTTTAGTCTAAAAGGTAATCTCACAGCACACCAGAGgatccacacaggagaaaagccatatccgtgtactacatgtgggaagagtttcaaaACTAGCACCGCGATGACCATTCATCAAAACGCtcacacaggagaaaagccatatcCGTGTtctacatgtgggaagagtttcaagAGTGTGAAACATGTGAGAATTCATCAACGTACACATACAGGAGTAAAGCCGTATCCGTGCTCTGACTGTGGGAAGGCCTTTAGTCAAATGTTTCTCCTGAAGAAACACCAAAGGATTCATACAGGAGAAAAGCCGTATTCGTGTCAGGACTAA